A region of the Cyanobium usitatum str. Tous genome:
ACGCCCAAGTCATCGACGACGACGCCCAGAACACCCTCTGTGCGGCTTCGACCCTCGACAAGGACCTGCGCACCAACCTCGACGCCAGCTCTACCTGTGATGCCTCCGTGGCGGTAGGCGAGCTGGTAGCCAAACGGGCACTCGCCCAGGGCATCCAGCAGGTGGTCTTCGATCGAGGCGGCAACCTGTACCACGGCCGGGTCAAGGCCCTGGCTGACGCCGCCCGGGAAGCGGGCCTTCAGTTCTGATCCCTGCTCTCACCATGACCGAAACCAACGATCAAGTTCAGTCCAACGACATCCCGGCCGCGTCGGATGTACCTGCTGCTGCCGAAGGCCAGCAGGATCGCCGCGCTGGTCGGGCTGAAGGCCGAGGCGGCGATAGCCGTCGCGGTGGCGGCCGCGGGCGCGACAACCGTCGCGGCCAGGAGCGCGACTCCGAATGGCAGGAGCGGGTGGTGCAAATCCGCCGCGTCTCCAAGACCGTTAAAGGCGGCAAGAAGATGAGCTTCCGGGCCATCGTTGTCGTTGGCAACGAGAAGGGCCAAGTAGGTGTGGGCGTCGGCAAGGCCGGCGACGTGATCGGCGCAGTCCGCAAGGGCGTAGCCGATGGCAAGAAGCACCTGGTCAAGGTGCCCCTGACCCGTCACAGCTCCATCCCTACCCTCAGCAACGGCCGCGACGGTGCCGCCAGCGTGCTGATCCGCCCGGCAGCGCCCGGAACCGGGGTGATTGCGGGCGGCTCGATCCGCACGGTGCTCGAACTGGCCGGCATCAAAAATGTGCTGGCCAAGCGCCTCGGATCCAAGACCCCCCTCAACAACGCCCGCGCTGCGATGGAGGCTTTGGCCGGCCTTCGCACCCACAAGGAGACCGCCAAGGAGCGGGGCATCTCCCTAGAGCAGATCTACTCCTAAGGCCTCGCCATGACGTTCAATCTCCAGTCCCTCAAACCCAACCCTGGCGCCCGGCGCCGCAAGCTCCGCAAGGGTCGCGGCATTGCTGCAGGCCAGGGAGCCAGCTGCGGTTTCGGCATGCGCGGCCAGAAGTCCCGCTCGGGTCGCCCGACCCGTCCTGGCTTCGAGGGTGGCCAAATGCCTCTCTACCGCCGCATCCCCAAGCTCAAGCACTTTGAGCTGGTCAACCAGAAGGAGTTCACGATCATCAACGTGGCCAAGCTCGCCGACTGCAAAGCCGGCAGCACTATCAGCCTCGATTCCCTGGTGAAGGAAGGTCTCGTGACCAGCCCCAAGCATCCCCTCAAGGTGCTTGGCAACGGTGAACTCTCCGTCAAGCTGACCGTGCAGGCCGCCGCATTTACTGCCAGCGCTCGCACCAAGATCGAAGCTGCCGGTGGCAGCTGCGAAGTCATCTGATCGCCTTGCGGGCCTCCGCCCTAAGGTCTGAGCCGTCCAGTCGAGCCCCGGGCACGCCGCGGGTCTTGATGGGCGGTTTTTTCATGTCCATCACACGCCGCCATGCTTGTTAGCCGGGGTCGCAACCCAAGTGCCGGGGAAATCCTCAGCCAACTGATCCAGTCGAAGGGGCTGCGCGACCGGGTGCTAACCACCCTCGGCCTGCTGCTGCTGGTCCGGCTGGGCATCTACATCCCGATGCCAGGCATCGACCGGGTGGCCTTTCAGCAGTTCCTCTCCCAGGGCGGTCAGCTGATCGGGTTCCTTGACATCTTCACCGGGGGCGGCCTATCCACCCTCGGCGTTTTTGCTCTGGGCATCCTGCCGTTTATCAACGCCTCGATCATCATTCAGCTGCTAACCGCAGCCCTGCCCCAACTGGAGGACCTCCAGAAGAATGAGGGCGAGGCAGGCCGGCGCAAGATCGCCCAGATCACCCGCTACGTGGCTCTGGGCTGGGGCATCCTGCAGAGCCTGGTCTTTGCCCTGATCCTGCGGCAATACGCCACAGAGGGCCTTTCGGAGCCCGTGTTTGTAATCCAGACGGCCCTCGCCCTGGTGACCGGCTCCATGGTGGTGATGTGGATCAGCGAGGTGATCACCGAGCGGGGCATCGGTCAAGGCGCGTCCCTGGTGATCTTCGTCAACATCGTGGCCACCCTGCCCAAGGCCCTGGGATCAACGATCGAGCTGGCCCAGAGCGGGGACCGCAGCACAGTTGGCGGCATCGTCGTGCTGGTGCTGGTTTTCCTGCTGACGATCGTGGGGATCATCTTTGTGCAGGAGGGCAACCGCCGCATCCCAATTGTGAGCGCCAAGCGCCAAGTGGGAGGCGCTGGGGTGCTTGCGGCACGGCAGAGCTACCTGCCGCTGAAGCTCAACGCCGGCGGCGTGATGCCAATCATTTTTGCCTCGGCCGTGGTGTTTCTGCCGCTCACCATTGCCAACCTCACCCGCAACCCTTGGCTGATCAAGTTGGCGGGATACCTCAACCCCAACAGCAGCACTCCCTGGCTGTATGCGTTGGTGTTCTTCGGCCTGATCTGCGGCTTCGGCTTCTTCTACGCCTCACTCACCGTGAATCCGGTGGACATCGCCACCAATCTCAAGCGCAGCGGCGTGGCCATCCCCGGCGTGCGCCCCGGCTCAGCCACTGCCAACTACCTCAGCGGCGTGCAAAACCGGCTCACCCTGCTGGGTGGTGTGTTCCTCGGCGCCGTGGCGATCATTCCCTCGGCCGTGGAAGGCGCCACCCAGGTGCGCACCTTCCAGGGGCTGGGGGCCACCTCCCTGCTGATTCTGGTGGGCGTTGCGATCGACACAGCCAAACAGGTGCAGACCTACGTGATCTCCCAGCGCTACGAGGGCATGGTGCGCCAGTGACCACCTGCCCCTTGCTGCGGCCCTCGCAGCAACCCCTTCCTCCAACTCGCAAGTTCAGCGATGAAGCAACGTCTCCTCTTCCTTGGCCCCCCAGGAGCTGGTAAGGGCACCCAAGCCCAGCAACTGGCCGCCGATCGCCAGCTGCTGCACCTCTCTACGGGAGACCTACTGAGGGCGGAGGTTGCTGCTGGCAGCGATCTCGGCAAGGAAGCCGAGGCCGTGATGGCCCGTGGTGAGCTGGTGAGCGATGCGCTGGTGTTGGCGATCGTGAGGGGCCGGCTGGAAGCACTGGCCGCCAGCGGCGGCGGCGGCTGGTTACTGGACGGCTTCCCCCGCAACCTCGTTCAAGCCGAGGCTCTGGGGCTGCTGCTCGATGAGCTGCAGCAACCGATCGAGCTGGTGGTGCTGATGGAGCTCGACGACGCCGTCTTGATCCAAAGGCTCCTAAGCCGGGGGCGCTCTGACGACAACGAAAGCGTGATTCGCCACCGGCTGGAGGTCTACCGGGAACAGACCGCACCGCTGATTCACCATTATCAGCAGCTTGGCTTGCTGCAGGCCATTGAGGCCAATGGCAGCGTCGAGGCGATCGCCGAACGGATCGACGCCCTGCTCGGTTGAATCACCAGAGGGTGTTGACCCGTGTGGTAGCTTGTCGGTTTGCAAATTAGGAGAGCACAACTCCCATGAAGGTGCGTGCCTCGGTCAAGAGAATGTGCGACAAATGCCGGGTGATTCGTCGCCACGGCCGGGTGATGGTGATCTGCACCAACCCCAAGCACAAACAGCGCCAAGGCTGACCAGCCTTAGCCAGCCCCCCTGGGGGCCAGCTGTGCATCATTTCCCCGCTCCGCTCAGGCGGAGCCCCTTGCCCCCTCATCGAATTCCTACGTGGCTCGGATTGCCGGCGTTGATATCCCACGCGAAAAGCGCGTCGAGATTGCCCTCACCTACGTGTATGGCATCGGTCTTACCCGTGCCCAGAAGATTCTGGCCAAATCCGGTGTCAGCCCAGACATCCGGGTAAAAGACCTCAGCGACGCCGACGTCCAGAAGTTGCGCGGTGCGGCCGAAACCTTCACCCTCGAAGGCGACCTGCGCCGTCAAGAGGGCATGGCCCTCAAGCGCCTCCAAGACATCGGCTGCGTTCGCGGTCGCCGCCATCGCATGGGTCTGCCCGTGCGTGGCCAGCGCACACGCACCAATGCGCGCACCCGTCGTGGTGCACGCAAAACCGTGGCCGGCAAGAAGAAGTAAGGCCCCGCCTTCCTTCACCTGCTCCCACCCTGCCGCCAACTGCGCAAGCGACCGGCGTCACCAGGGTGCCCCCCGACGTTCCCCTGATCACCTCCTGCACCAGCAGGCCTTTCCGCCATGGCAAAGCCAGCCAAAAAATCCGGCGCCAAGAAAACGAAGCGCAACGTCCCCAACGGCGTTGCCCACATTCAGAGCACCTTCAACAACACGATCGTGTCAATCACTGACACGGCCGGAGAGGTGATCTCCTGGAGTTCGGCCGGCGCCAGCGGCTTCAAAGGAGCCCGTAAAGGCACACCCTTTGCCGCCCAAACCGCAGCTGAAGCAGCCGCCCGACGCGCCCTCGAGCAGGGCATGCGCCAGATCGAAGTCCTGGTACGGGGTCCTGGTTCAGGCCGCGAAACCGCAATCCGAGCCCTGCAGGTGGCCGGCCTTGAAATCACCCTGATCCGCGACGTGACTCCCCTGCCCCACAACGGTTGCCGTCGCTCCAAGCGCCGTCGCGTCTGAGTCGTCGTTTCGTTCCTGCCCCCTGGGCTTTCTCCAACCTTTCGACCCTTCAGAACGTGTTGCATTACCAAATCGATCGCATTGAGCATCAGGTCGCCGAAGACCGATCCCAGACCGGCACCTTCCTGATCGGCCCGCTCGATCGCGGCCAGGCCACCACGCTTGGCAATGCCCTGCGACGCGTCCTGATCGGCAGCCTCGAAGGCAGTGCCATTACCGCAGTTCGCATCTCCGGGGTCAACCACGAGTACGCCACCGTGCCCGGGGTTCGTGAAGATGTGCTCGACATACTGCTCAACTGCAAGCAGATCTCCGTTAGCAGCCGCAACCGCGAGCTGGAGATCGGCCGCCTAGTGGTGAACGGTCCCGCGACGGTTACCGCCGCCGATCTGCAGTTCTCCTCCCAGGTGCAGGTAATCGATTCAGATCGCCTGATCGCGACCGTGGCTGAAGGCCACAGCCTCGAAATGGAGGTACACGTTGAGCGTGGTGTCGGCTACCGGCCCGTCAATCGCCATAGCGAAGACACCAGCGCCATCGACCTGCTGCAGATCGATGCCGTGTTCAAGCCCGTGCGCCGGGTCAACTACACGGTGGATGAAACCGCCGTTGGCGAAGGTGGCTCCGCTCGCGAAAGACTGCGCCTAGAGATCGAAACCAATGGCAGCGTCACACCAGACGACGCCATGGCCCAATCAGCCAACCAGCTGATCGGTCTGTTCCAGCCCCTGGCCAGCTTGA
Encoded here:
- the rpsK gene encoding 30S ribosomal protein S11; protein product: MAKPAKKSGAKKTKRNVPNGVAHIQSTFNNTIVSITDTAGEVISWSSAGASGFKGARKGTPFAAQTAAEAAARRALEQGMRQIEVLVRGPGSGRETAIRALQVAGLEITLIRDVTPLPHNGCRRSKRRRV
- the rplO gene encoding 50S ribosomal protein L15 — protein: MTFNLQSLKPNPGARRRKLRKGRGIAAGQGASCGFGMRGQKSRSGRPTRPGFEGGQMPLYRRIPKLKHFELVNQKEFTIINVAKLADCKAGSTISLDSLVKEGLVTSPKHPLKVLGNGELSVKLTVQAAAFTASARTKIEAAGGSCEVI
- the rpsE gene encoding 30S ribosomal protein S5; translated protein: MTETNDQVQSNDIPAASDVPAAAEGQQDRRAGRAEGRGGDSRRGGGRGRDNRRGQERDSEWQERVVQIRRVSKTVKGGKKMSFRAIVVVGNEKGQVGVGVGKAGDVIGAVRKGVADGKKHLVKVPLTRHSSIPTLSNGRDGAASVLIRPAAPGTGVIAGGSIRTVLELAGIKNVLAKRLGSKTPLNNARAAMEALAGLRTHKETAKERGISLEQIYS
- the rplR gene encoding 50S ribosomal protein L18 — translated: MSSISRKQQTQKRHRRLRRQLTGTSSRPRLAVFRSNNHIYAQVIDDDAQNTLCAASTLDKDLRTNLDASSTCDASVAVGELVAKRALAQGIQQVVFDRGGNLYHGRVKALADAAREAGLQF
- the rpmJ gene encoding 50S ribosomal protein L36, with protein sequence MKVRASVKRMCDKCRVIRRHGRVMVICTNPKHKQRQG
- the rpsM gene encoding 30S ribosomal protein S13 — its product is MARIAGVDIPREKRVEIALTYVYGIGLTRAQKILAKSGVSPDIRVKDLSDADVQKLRGAAETFTLEGDLRRQEGMALKRLQDIGCVRGRRHRMGLPVRGQRTRTNARTRRGARKTVAGKKK
- a CDS encoding adenylate kinase; the protein is MKQRLLFLGPPGAGKGTQAQQLAADRQLLHLSTGDLLRAEVAAGSDLGKEAEAVMARGELVSDALVLAIVRGRLEALAASGGGGWLLDGFPRNLVQAEALGLLLDELQQPIELVVLMELDDAVLIQRLLSRGRSDDNESVIRHRLEVYREQTAPLIHHYQQLGLLQAIEANGSVEAIAERIDALLG
- a CDS encoding DNA-directed RNA polymerase subunit alpha, translated to MLHYQIDRIEHQVAEDRSQTGTFLIGPLDRGQATTLGNALRRVLIGSLEGSAITAVRISGVNHEYATVPGVREDVLDILLNCKQISVSSRNRELEIGRLVVNGPATVTAADLQFSSQVQVIDSDRLIATVAEGHSLEMEVHVERGVGYRPVNRHSEDTSAIDLLQIDAVFKPVRRVNYTVDETAVGEGGSARERLRLEIETNGSVTPDDAMAQSANQLIGLFQPLASLTMVEEPGLEPEPSAEAQIPLEELNLSVRAYNCLKRAQVNSVSDLMGFSYEDLLEIKNFGSKSADEVIEALERIGITLPQSRTSA
- the secY gene encoding preprotein translocase subunit SecY — its product is MLVSRGRNPSAGEILSQLIQSKGLRDRVLTTLGLLLLVRLGIYIPMPGIDRVAFQQFLSQGGQLIGFLDIFTGGGLSTLGVFALGILPFINASIIIQLLTAALPQLEDLQKNEGEAGRRKIAQITRYVALGWGILQSLVFALILRQYATEGLSEPVFVIQTALALVTGSMVVMWISEVITERGIGQGASLVIFVNIVATLPKALGSTIELAQSGDRSTVGGIVVLVLVFLLTIVGIIFVQEGNRRIPIVSAKRQVGGAGVLAARQSYLPLKLNAGGVMPIIFASAVVFLPLTIANLTRNPWLIKLAGYLNPNSSTPWLYALVFFGLICGFGFFYASLTVNPVDIATNLKRSGVAIPGVRPGSATANYLSGVQNRLTLLGGVFLGAVAIIPSAVEGATQVRTFQGLGATSLLILVGVAIDTAKQVQTYVISQRYEGMVRQ